Proteins encoded by one window of Salvia splendens isolate huo1 chromosome 7, SspV2, whole genome shotgun sequence:
- the LOC121740799 gene encoding putative beta-D-xylosidase, which yields MRLGMFDGEPSSHPYGNLGPNDVCSPPHQELALEAARQGIVLLKNQGPVLPLSTRKHQPIALIGPNSYVTLTMIGNYAGVACGYTTPLQGIRKYARAIHQPGCANVACVSDALFGGAIEAARTADATVMVMGLDQSVEAEFKDRTGLLLPGRQRELISKVAAASKGPTILVLMTGGAVDVSFAKHDPKIGAIVGAGYPGQAGGAATADILFGAHNPGGKLPMTWYYAIQHDKPMGQGDPCQVQPAVA from the exons ATGAGGCTAGGAATGTTCGATGGAGAGCCATCATCTCACCCATACGGCAACCTTGGCCCGAACGACGTCTGCTCTCCTCCCCACCAAGAACTAGCACTAGAAGCTGCTAGGCAAGGCATTGTTCTGCTCAAAAATCAAGGCCCTGTGCTGCCTCTCTCTACACGCAAGCACCAACCGATCGCGCTCATTGGACCTAATTCCTATGTTACTCTCACCATGATAGGCAATTATGCTG GTGTGGCGTGTGGTTACACGACGCCTTTGCAAGGAATAAGGAAGTATGCTAGGGCAATTCATCAGCCAGGATGCGCAAATGTCGCCTGTGTTAGTGACGCGTTGTTTGGTGGCGCCATTGAGGCTGCCCGGACGGCTGATGCAACTGTCATGGTTATGGGGTTGGACCAATCTGTCGAGGCAGAGTTCAAAGACCGGACAGGGCTCCTGCTGCCTGGGCGTCAACGGGAGCTCATCTCGAAGGTTGCTGCTGCCTCAAAAGGCCCAACCATTCTTGTGTTGATGACCGGTGGTGCGGTTGATGTCTCCTTCGCCAAGCATGATCCGAAGATCGGAGCCATTGTAGGGGCCGGCTATCCTGGCCAAGCCGGTGGTGCTGCCACTGCTGATATCTTGTTTGGAGCTCATAATCCTG GTGGGAAGCTTCCAATGACATGGTATTATGCAATCCAACACGACAAGCCAATGGGTCAGGGTGACCCATGCCAGGTGCAGCCGGCTGTCGCTTAG
- the LOC121810316 gene encoding uncharacterized protein LOC121810316 gives MGNAAPHRLAGRVILSDGGVLTYDSPITAAELMLEHPQHVVVEFNPIASGKKPAPLPADQKLEIRKTYLMLRIRRGKPIQLSSEEARRLILANGAALRSNAALVSYTGFLPIFARICTAIGGAGGISVAENRKRSEEEEARLDCFAEILEGRPEFMRRQMSGKGWKPSLDPIREKAVKAKVRHWIM, from the coding sequence ATGGGGAACGCCGCCCCGCACCGCCTAGCCGGAAGAGTCATCCTCTCCGACGGCGGCGTCCTCACCTACGACTCACCAATCACCGCCGCGGAGCTCATGCTGGAGCATCCGCAGCACGTGGTGGTGGAATTCAATCCGATCGCGAGCGGCAAAAAGCCGGCGCCGCTCCCGGCGGATCAGAAGCTCGAGATCAGGAAAACCTACCTCATGCTCCGGATCAGGAGGGGAAAGCCGATCCAGCTGTCGTCGGAGGAAGCTCGGCGATTAATCCTCGCGAACGGCGCAGCGCTCAGATCGAATGCCGCGCTGGTGTCGTACACTGGATTCCTGCCGATTTTCGCGCGGATTTGCACCGCGATCGGAGGCGCTGGTGGCATCTCCGTGGCGGAGAATAGGAAGCgatcggaggaggaggaggcgagATTGGATTGCTTTGCGGAGATATTGGAGGGGAGGCCGGAGTTTATGAGGAGACAGATGTCGGGGAAGGGGTGGAAGCCGAGCTTGGATCCGATTCGAGAGAAAGCGGTGAAGGCGAAGGTTCGGCATTGGATAATGTAA